The following coding sequences lie in one Paracidovorax avenae genomic window:
- a CDS encoding chemotaxis response regulator protein-glutamate methylesterase, whose translation MSRKIRVIVVDDSALVRSLLSEIINRQHDMECIGTANDPLIAREMIREMNPDVITLDVEMPRMDGIDFLGRLMRLRPMPVVMISTLTERGAEVTMKALELGAVDFVAKPRVGLSSGLSELATQIVDKIRVAAVAQVRRAPAPRPADRSAQTGASAPPAPAATLLGRLSTEKLICIGASTGGTEAIREVLVQMPADSPAIVITQHMPPGFTTSFAARLNGLCQITVKEAVNGERILPGHAYIAPGGKQFHVARSGANYVAVVDDGPPVNRHKPSVEVLFKSAAAVVGKNAFGVMLTGMGNDGAAAMREMKDAGSYNYVQDEASCIVFGMPREAIAHGAADEVLPLTQIAPALITRLRGATDRLHHRI comes from the coding sequence ATGAGCAGGAAGATCCGGGTGATCGTGGTGGATGACTCCGCGCTGGTGCGCAGTCTGCTGTCGGAGATCATCAATCGGCAGCACGACATGGAGTGCATCGGGACGGCCAACGATCCGCTCATCGCCCGGGAAATGATCCGCGAGATGAATCCCGACGTGATCACGCTGGATGTGGAAATGCCGCGCATGGACGGCATCGACTTCCTGGGCCGGCTGATGCGTCTGCGCCCCATGCCCGTCGTGATGATCTCCACCCTCACGGAGCGCGGGGCGGAAGTCACCATGAAGGCCCTGGAGCTGGGGGCCGTCGATTTCGTGGCCAAGCCGCGCGTGGGATTGTCCAGCGGCCTCAGCGAACTCGCGACGCAGATCGTGGACAAGATCCGCGTGGCCGCCGTGGCCCAGGTGCGCAGGGCGCCCGCGCCGCGCCCGGCCGACAGATCCGCGCAGACGGGTGCGTCGGCGCCTCCCGCGCCGGCCGCCACGCTGCTGGGCCGCCTCTCCACCGAAAAGCTCATCTGTATCGGCGCGTCCACTGGCGGGACGGAAGCCATCCGTGAAGTGCTCGTGCAGATGCCGGCGGATTCCCCCGCCATCGTCATCACGCAACACATGCCGCCCGGCTTCACGACGAGTTTCGCTGCCCGGCTCAATGGTCTTTGCCAGATCACTGTCAAGGAGGCGGTGAACGGTGAGCGGATTCTGCCGGGCCATGCCTACATCGCTCCGGGCGGCAAGCAGTTCCATGTCGCCCGCAGCGGCGCCAACTACGTGGCCGTGGTGGACGACGGCCCCCCGGTGAACCGCCACAAGCCCTCGGTGGAGGTGCTCTTCAAGTCCGCAGCTGCCGTGGTCGGCAAGAATGCGTTCGGCGTCATGCTTACCGGCATGGGCAACGACGGTGCTGCCGCAATGCGCGAAATGAAGGACGCCGGCAGCTATAACTACGTGCAGGACGAAGCCAGCTGCATCGTCTTCGGCATGCCCCGCGAGGCGATCGCGCACGGTGCCGCCGACGAGGTCCTGCCGCTCACCCAGATCGCTCCCGCGCTGATCACCCGCCTGCGCGGCGCGACGGACCGCCTGCACCACCGCATCTGA
- the fliQ gene encoding flagellar biosynthesis protein FliQ — translation MTSQMVLTMGRDALTLLLMVSMPVLGSVMVVGLLVSIFQAVTQIQEATLAFVPKLIAAMVVFAVVGPWMITSLVDYIRRTIESIPSVVT, via the coding sequence ATGACCTCCCAAATGGTTCTGACGATGGGGCGCGACGCGCTCACGCTGCTGCTCATGGTGTCCATGCCGGTGCTCGGTTCGGTCATGGTGGTCGGACTGCTCGTCAGCATCTTCCAGGCCGTCACCCAGATCCAGGAGGCCACGCTCGCCTTCGTGCCCAAGCTCATCGCCGCCATGGTCGTGTTCGCGGTCGTGGGTCCCTGGATGATCACTTCCCTGGTGGACTACATCCGGCGCACCATCGAATCCATCCCGTCCGTGGTCACCTGA
- a CDS encoding response regulator — protein MIHVVLCDDHAVLRRGIRDTLTEAPDIQVTGEAGGYSELREILRKAPCDVLLLDLNMPGRSGLEVLSSLKETDSAIKVLVVSMYPEDQYALRCLRAGAQGYANKAGDPMELIEAVRTVMKGRKYLTPEVAQMLADSLAQPAPELPHEALSERELQTLVKIASGKRLSDIAEELMLSPKTVSVYRSRVLEKLKLSNNAELTVYAIRNQLV, from the coding sequence ATGATCCATGTCGTGCTGTGCGACGACCACGCCGTGCTGCGGCGCGGCATCCGCGACACGCTCACCGAAGCGCCGGACATCCAGGTGACCGGAGAGGCTGGCGGCTATTCGGAACTGCGCGAGATCCTGCGCAAGGCGCCCTGCGACGTGCTGCTGCTGGACCTGAACATGCCGGGCCGCAGCGGGCTGGAGGTATTGAGCAGCCTGAAGGAAACGGACTCGGCCATCAAGGTGCTCGTGGTGTCGATGTATCCCGAAGACCAGTACGCCCTGCGTTGCCTGCGGGCCGGGGCACAGGGCTATGCCAACAAGGCGGGCGATCCCATGGAGCTGATCGAGGCCGTCCGCACCGTGATGAAGGGCCGCAAGTACCTGACGCCGGAGGTGGCGCAGATGCTCGCGGACAGCCTGGCACAGCCCGCGCCCGAGCTGCCCCACGAGGCCCTGTCCGAACGCGAACTCCAGACGCTGGTGAAGATCGCGTCCGGCAAGCGCCTTTCGGATATTGCGGAAGAGCTCATGCTGAGCCCGAAGACCGTGAGCGTGTACCGCTCGCGCGTGCTGGAGAAGCTCAAGCTCAGCAACAACGCCGAACTGACGGTGTACGCCATCCGCAACCAGCTGGTGTGA
- a CDS encoding ATP-binding cassette domain-containing protein produces the protein MALISLLDAQLAFGHTALLDHADFSLEAGERVGLIGRNGAGKSSLLKILGGLAHTDDGALHVQQGLRIAYVAQEPLLDAGHTVFESTAAGLAHVVALRQRYENATGADLDTLQTEIEAVDGWNWERRVEETMQRLHLDPQARVGDLSGGLKKRVALAQALVARPDVLLLDEPTNHLDVDSIEWLEELLLAFPGSVVTITHDRAFLDRISTRIVELDRGRLLSFPGNFGQYVQQKAEQLAQEAVIAAKADKLLAQEEVWIRKGVEARRTRSQSRISRLEALRANRAARRDALGSVRMDIASGSASGYQGKIVAELAHVTKAFGDKAIVQDFSATILRGDKVGLVGPNGAGKTTLLKLILGELAPDSGSVRRGAHLEVAYFDQMRHALDLDATLEDFISPGSEWIEIGKQRKHVKSYLSDFLFSPARAQSPVRSLSGGERNRLLLARLFARPANVLVLDEPTNDLDIDTLDLLEELLQSYDGTVFLVSHDRMFLDNVVTSTIAYEGDARWREYEGGVQDWLEQSRRSRALAGAPARPAAQEPVDKEAPAPSARRTAPAKKKLSYKEQRELELLPERIAALEAEQNAIRGELADGSLYVRDGAQAAALHTREGEIEDELMAALERWTELSEQ, from the coding sequence ATGGCTCTCATCTCCCTTCTAGACGCCCAGTTGGCCTTCGGGCATACCGCCCTGCTGGACCATGCCGATTTTTCCCTGGAGGCAGGCGAGCGCGTGGGACTGATCGGCCGCAACGGCGCTGGCAAGTCGTCCCTGCTCAAGATTCTGGGGGGGCTGGCACATACGGATGATGGTGCCCTGCACGTTCAGCAGGGCCTGCGGATCGCCTATGTGGCGCAGGAGCCGCTGCTGGACGCGGGGCATACGGTGTTCGAGTCCACGGCAGCGGGACTGGCTCACGTGGTCGCACTGCGGCAGCGCTACGAGAATGCCACCGGAGCCGATCTCGATACGCTGCAGACGGAGATCGAAGCCGTGGACGGCTGGAATTGGGAGCGCAGGGTGGAGGAAACGATGCAGCGGCTGCACCTGGATCCACAGGCCCGCGTGGGAGACCTGTCCGGCGGCCTTAAAAAGCGGGTCGCCCTCGCGCAGGCGCTGGTGGCCCGGCCGGACGTACTGCTCCTCGACGAGCCGACCAACCACCTCGATGTGGATTCCATCGAATGGCTGGAGGAGTTGCTGCTGGCGTTTCCAGGCAGCGTGGTCACGATCACGCACGACCGCGCGTTCCTGGACCGCATTTCCACCCGGATCGTCGAACTCGACCGGGGGCGCCTGCTGTCTTTCCCGGGCAACTTCGGGCAGTACGTGCAACAGAAAGCCGAGCAACTGGCACAGGAAGCGGTGATCGCCGCCAAGGCCGACAAGCTGCTGGCCCAGGAAGAGGTATGGATACGCAAGGGAGTGGAGGCGCGCCGCACCCGCAGCCAGAGCCGCATCAGCCGGCTGGAAGCCCTGCGGGCCAACCGCGCAGCGCGCCGGGACGCGCTGGGAAGTGTCCGGATGGACATCGCGTCCGGATCCGCGTCGGGCTACCAGGGAAAGATCGTGGCAGAGCTGGCCCACGTGACCAAGGCGTTCGGGGACAAAGCCATCGTGCAGGACTTTTCCGCCACGATCCTCCGTGGGGACAAGGTGGGGCTGGTCGGGCCCAATGGCGCCGGCAAGACGACACTGCTGAAGCTGATCCTGGGCGAGCTGGCGCCGGACAGCGGCAGTGTCCGCCGGGGCGCGCATCTGGAAGTCGCGTATTTCGACCAGATGCGCCACGCGCTGGATCTCGATGCGACCCTGGAAGATTTCATCAGCCCGGGCAGCGAATGGATCGAGATCGGGAAGCAGCGCAAGCACGTCAAGAGCTATCTGTCGGACTTCCTCTTCTCGCCTGCGCGGGCCCAGTCTCCCGTGAGGTCCCTGTCCGGCGGGGAGCGCAACCGCCTGCTGCTGGCGCGCCTTTTCGCACGCCCGGCCAATGTGCTCGTGCTGGACGAACCCACCAACGACCTGGACATCGATACGCTGGATCTGCTGGAAGAACTGCTCCAGTCCTATGACGGCACGGTTTTCCTGGTCAGCCACGACCGGATGTTCCTGGACAACGTCGTCACCAGCACCATTGCCTATGAGGGCGATGCGCGGTGGCGCGAATACGAGGGCGGCGTGCAGGATTGGCTGGAGCAGTCGCGGCGCAGCCGGGCCCTGGCCGGAGCCCCGGCCCGCCCGGCGGCCCAGGAGCCGGTGGACAAGGAAGCACCGGCACCATCCGCCAGGCGCACCGCACCGGCGAAAAAGAAGCTCAGCTACAAGGAGCAGCGGGAACTGGAGTTGCTTCCGGAGCGCATTGCGGCCCTCGAGGCGGAGCAGAACGCGATACGTGGGGAACTGGCGGATGGCAGTCTTTATGTCCGCGACGGCGCGCAGGCCGCGGCGCTGCACACACGGGAAGGGGAAATCGAGGACGAACTGATGGCAGCCCTCGAGCGCTGGACGGAGCTGTCCGAGCAGTGA
- the cheD gene encoding chemoreceptor glutamine deamidase CheD, translating to MTPNRPGSLPASGASSPSSSLDGADRRRAPRIAPLSADIYSAPAAPAKQSTLQELKARSRRPGEASFFFFDHHFQHNAVKVLPGEYFVSDENLVIMTVLGSCIAACLWDSRSRVGGMNHFMLPDGDSNDVSGRYGSYAMELLINEMLKLGARRETMQAKVFGGGQVMHNFTTMNVGERNTTFVMNYLQTERIPIVSEDVLDIYPRKVVFFPVTGKAMVKRLAHAHPEALVAQDVKGNAATVAKATAGGSVDLF from the coding sequence ATGACCCCAAACCGCCCTGGCTCCCTTCCCGCGTCTGGTGCTTCGTCCCCTTCCTCGTCACTCGACGGGGCTGACCGCCGCCGGGCTCCCCGCATTGCGCCTCTGAGCGCCGATATCTATTCGGCCCCGGCGGCACCCGCCAAACAATCGACGCTGCAGGAACTGAAGGCCCGCTCCCGCCGTCCCGGCGAGGCATCCTTCTTCTTCTTCGACCACCATTTCCAGCACAACGCGGTCAAGGTGCTGCCCGGAGAGTACTTCGTGTCGGACGAGAACCTCGTGATCATGACGGTGCTCGGGTCCTGCATCGCCGCCTGCCTCTGGGACAGCCGCAGCCGCGTCGGCGGAATGAACCACTTCATGCTGCCCGACGGCGACTCCAACGACGTCTCCGGGCGCTATGGGTCCTATGCCATGGAACTGCTCATCAATGAGATGCTGAAGCTGGGCGCGCGCAGGGAAACCATGCAGGCCAAGGTCTTCGGGGGCGGGCAGGTCATGCACAATTTCACCACCATGAACGTGGGAGAGCGGAACACCACCTTCGTGATGAATTACCTGCAGACGGAGCGAATTCCCATCGTTTCCGAGGACGTGCTCGATATCTACCCTCGGAAAGTGGTATTTTTCCCCGTGACGGGCAAGGCCATGGTCAAGCGGCTGGCCCACGCCCATCCGGAGGCCCTGGTCGCGCAGGACGTCAAGGGCAATGCGGCCACCGTGGCCAAGGCCACGGCCGGCGGGTCTGTGGACCTGTTTTGA
- a CDS encoding CheR family methyltransferase, which translates to MRQTSSSSVPPRDTPESSAAPSSGPLAQGREFVWTNADFSRVQALIYQRAGISLHDGKHAMVYSRLSRRLRETGHTSFHEYLSWLENHDGPEWQEFVNALTTNLTAFFREQHHFEILSGLLRSRPSGPWSVWCNAASTGEEPYSIVMTAIESLGASAPFKLTASDIDSRVLATASEGVYRLDSVKGLSPERLQKFFLRGKGPNAGLARVKPELRRAIEFMSVNLIRDDWPFREPFDVVFCRNVMIYFDAPTQRRVLEKIHRVLKPGGMLFVGHAENFSESRDLFNLRGKTVYERR; encoded by the coding sequence ATGCGCCAGACCTCTTCTTCTTCCGTCCCTCCGCGCGACACGCCGGAGTCCAGCGCCGCCCCGTCCTCGGGACCCCTGGCCCAGGGGCGGGAATTCGTCTGGACCAATGCGGATTTCTCCCGTGTGCAGGCACTCATCTACCAGCGCGCAGGCATCAGCCTGCACGACGGCAAGCACGCCATGGTCTACAGCCGGCTGTCCCGGCGCCTGAGGGAAACGGGACATACCAGCTTCCACGAATACCTGAGCTGGCTGGAAAACCACGACGGGCCGGAATGGCAGGAGTTCGTCAACGCACTGACGACCAACCTCACCGCATTCTTCCGCGAGCAGCACCATTTCGAGATTCTTTCGGGATTGCTGCGCAGCCGCCCCTCCGGGCCCTGGAGCGTCTGGTGCAATGCTGCCTCCACGGGGGAGGAGCCATATTCCATCGTGATGACCGCGATCGAATCGCTGGGGGCCAGTGCGCCCTTCAAGCTCACGGCGAGCGATATCGATTCCCGCGTGCTGGCCACTGCTTCCGAGGGCGTGTACCGGCTGGACAGCGTGAAGGGGCTGAGCCCCGAACGGCTCCAGAAATTCTTTCTGCGGGGCAAGGGCCCGAACGCCGGCCTGGCGCGGGTCAAGCCCGAACTGCGGCGCGCCATCGAATTCATGAGCGTCAACCTGATCCGCGACGACTGGCCATTCCGCGAGCCCTTCGACGTGGTCTTCTGCCGCAATGTGATGATCTATTTCGATGCACCCACGCAGCGCAGGGTCCTGGAGAAGATCCACCGCGTGCTGAAGCCGGGGGGCATGCTGTTCGTCGGGCACGCGGAAAACTTCAGCGAATCCCGTGACCTGTTCAATTTGCGCGGCAAGACCGTCTATGAGCGCCGATAA
- a CDS encoding chemotaxis protein CheW produces the protein MATVMEKTNEAAGASVGGAREYLTFRLDQEEYGIDILKVQEIRGYEPPTRIANAPEFIKGVTNLRGTIVPIVDMRLKFDCSKAEYNSFTVVIILNLRNRVVGIVVDSVSDVMELTSDQIRLAPEIESSIDSNCIVGLGSVGERMLILLDIEKLMSNPDMGLVSTHD, from the coding sequence ATGGCGACTGTGATGGAAAAAACGAACGAAGCGGCTGGCGCTTCCGTGGGGGGCGCCCGCGAATACCTGACGTTCCGCCTCGACCAGGAGGAGTACGGCATCGACATCCTCAAGGTCCAGGAAATCAGGGGCTACGAGCCGCCTACGCGCATCGCGAACGCGCCCGAATTCATCAAGGGCGTCACGAACCTGCGCGGCACCATCGTGCCCATCGTGGACATGCGGCTCAAGTTCGACTGCTCCAAGGCCGAATACAACAGCTTCACGGTGGTCATCATCCTGAATCTGCGCAACCGGGTCGTGGGGATCGTGGTCGATTCCGTGAGCGACGTCATGGAGCTCACGTCCGACCAGATCCGGCTGGCCCCGGAAATCGAAAGCTCCATCGACAGCAACTGCATCGTGGGCCTCGGTTCGGTGGGCGAGCGCATGCTCATCCTTCTCGACATCGAGAAGCTCATGTCCAACCCGGACATGGGCCTCGTATCCACGCACGATTGA
- a CDS encoding response regulator — translation MQSILAVDDSPSMRKMVSFTLTGAGYHVVEAVDGQDALEKAETHDIQLVLADQNMPRLDGIGLTRKLREHPRFKTIPILILTTESSDQMKQAGRNAGATGWLVKPFDPNRLIEVIQKVIR, via the coding sequence ATGCAATCGATCCTCGCCGTTGATGATTCGCCCTCCATGCGCAAGATGGTGTCCTTCACTTTGACGGGTGCCGGCTACCACGTGGTGGAGGCCGTTGACGGCCAGGATGCCTTGGAAAAGGCGGAAACCCATGACATCCAGCTGGTCCTCGCCGACCAGAACATGCCCCGCCTGGATGGCATCGGCCTCACGCGCAAGCTGCGCGAGCATCCGCGCTTCAAGACCATCCCCATCCTGATCCTCACCACCGAGTCCAGCGACCAGATGAAGCAGGCCGGCCGCAATGCCGGCGCCACGGGCTGGCTGGTGAAACCCTTCGATCCCAACCGCCTGATCGAGGTCATCCAGAAGGTGATTCGCTGA
- a CDS encoding response regulator, with amino-acid sequence MVKPLRILHLEDSPADHALACITLRRANGMYEIRHADTMESFMAWLDAERFDLVLADYRLPGFTALDAWRWVSERGDAPPFVLLSGAIGEAAAVDAMRLGMADYLLKDDMARLPHVIGRAIEVHEARRAREQAVRDLAASERRLAELTEHLQISIERERAAIAREIHDDIGGALTAVRFDVGWIARHSTEEAVRGHAGSATEMLQHAIEASQRIMMNLRPPILDQGLVAAVQWLAESFERRTGIPTRLHSSRDTIEVPGDVQLVAYRTAQEALTNVSKYAQARQVTIDLSDSERVLTLEVTDDGCGMEFATRNKPKSFGLKGLQERARTVGGWLDISSQPGRGTSVIVSIPLEPQVGQDVADPGEMP; translated from the coding sequence ATGGTTAAACCCCTGCGCATCCTGCATCTCGAAGATTCCCCTGCGGACCATGCTTTGGCATGTATTACGTTGCGCCGCGCCAACGGGATGTATGAAATACGCCACGCAGACACGATGGAGTCGTTCATGGCCTGGCTGGATGCGGAGCGATTCGATCTGGTCCTCGCCGACTACCGTCTTCCCGGCTTCACGGCACTGGATGCATGGCGCTGGGTGAGCGAGCGCGGCGACGCGCCGCCCTTCGTGCTGCTGTCCGGCGCCATCGGCGAGGCCGCGGCCGTGGATGCGATGCGCCTGGGCATGGCGGACTATCTCCTGAAGGACGACATGGCCCGGCTGCCGCACGTGATCGGCCGCGCCATCGAAGTACATGAAGCGCGCAGGGCGCGCGAGCAGGCGGTGCGCGACCTCGCGGCGTCGGAACGGCGGCTGGCGGAGCTGACCGAGCATCTGCAGATCTCCATCGAGCGGGAGCGTGCGGCAATCGCCCGCGAGATCCACGACGACATCGGCGGCGCCCTGACGGCGGTGCGCTTCGACGTGGGGTGGATCGCCAGGCATTCCACGGAAGAGGCCGTGCGGGGCCATGCCGGCAGCGCCACGGAGATGCTGCAGCACGCCATCGAGGCGAGTCAGCGCATCATGATGAATCTGCGCCCGCCCATCCTCGACCAGGGGCTGGTGGCCGCGGTGCAGTGGCTGGCCGAGAGCTTCGAGCGCCGCACCGGCATTCCCACCCGGCTGCATTCCAGCCGGGATACGATCGAGGTGCCCGGCGACGTGCAGCTGGTGGCCTACCGCACGGCGCAGGAGGCGTTGACCAACGTGTCGAAGTACGCCCAGGCCCGGCAGGTCACCATCGATCTCTCGGACAGCGAGCGCGTGCTGACGCTGGAAGTGACGGACGATGGCTGCGGCATGGAGTTCGCCACGCGGAACAAGCCGAAGTCCTTCGGGCTCAAGGGCCTGCAGGAACGGGCGAGAACGGTCGGAGGGTGGCTGGACATCAGCAGCCAGCCGGGACGCGGCACGTCGGTCATCGTGTCGATCCCGCTGGAGCCGCAGGTCGGCCAGGACGTAGCAGACCCGGGAGAAATGCCATGA
- the fliR gene encoding flagellar biosynthetic protein FliR: MITFSEAQIMAWLSPVLWPFLRVLAVFMVAPVFSMRSIPVRAKIGLAFLVAVCAQAVLPDQPVISVNGRGALGAVAQQVAVGMSVGFAVRLVFTAVELAGEVVGLQMGLNFASFFDPSTSGQVSAVGRFFGHMAMLLFVVINGHLMVLMAVVKSFDSFPVDGNFLQSIGQMRLHELGASLFSSALWIALPMIALLMFVNLALGVISRVAPQMNIYAVGFPVTLTVGLLGIAATLPMLEQPVLTLMQQSIDLFASQR; the protein is encoded by the coding sequence GTGATCACCTTCTCCGAGGCGCAGATCATGGCCTGGCTCTCGCCGGTGCTGTGGCCGTTCCTGCGGGTGCTCGCCGTCTTCATGGTCGCGCCGGTGTTTTCCATGCGCAGCATCCCCGTCCGGGCCAAGATCGGCCTGGCCTTTCTGGTCGCCGTATGCGCGCAGGCGGTGCTGCCCGACCAGCCCGTCATCAGTGTCAACGGCCGCGGAGCGCTCGGAGCGGTCGCCCAGCAGGTGGCGGTCGGCATGTCGGTCGGCTTCGCGGTGCGGCTGGTCTTCACGGCTGTCGAGCTGGCGGGCGAGGTCGTCGGCCTGCAGATGGGGCTCAACTTCGCCTCCTTCTTCGATCCCTCCACCAGCGGGCAGGTCAGTGCTGTAGGCCGCTTCTTCGGCCACATGGCCATGCTGCTCTTCGTGGTCATCAATGGCCATCTCATGGTGCTCATGGCCGTGGTGAAAAGCTTCGACAGCTTTCCCGTGGATGGCAATTTCCTGCAGTCGATCGGCCAGATGCGCCTGCACGAACTCGGCGCCTCGCTGTTTTCCAGCGCGCTCTGGATCGCCCTGCCCATGATCGCGCTGCTGATGTTCGTCAACCTGGCCCTCGGCGTGATCTCCCGCGTGGCGCCGCAGATGAACATCTATGCGGTGGGGTTTCCGGTGACCCTGACCGTCGGGCTGCTGGGCATCGCCGCCACGCTGCCCATGCTCGAGCAGCCGGTGCTCACCCTCATGCAGCAATCCATCGACCTCTTCGCATCGCAGCGGTGA
- a CDS encoding chemotaxis protein CheW: MAENYQEGAGGDFDLSQFYQIFFEEAGENLDQMEHMLLDLDLSAANDEELNGIFRCAHSIKGGAATFGFSDVAELTHQMESLLDRLRRHELQPIPQMVDVLLESADASRSLLARHQAGGQGEALSTGDLVRRISELAAGVVPAAGPATPPPPAPAPAPAPVQAAPAPAPVAAPASMPAPSGPGVARSLEIRIGPVERNEQADAIKDLFRDIVGLGTIRDLPSEQPGVRVFGVETTSTDDDLLDLFAFHVSKEQVRITAAGAAEPEPVEEAPGVAAAPSAPGGALEASYGFFPGAPGMPGERSDSAAAGASTGGAADGAASRPAAAGGRAAETKAASQAQMESTTIRVAVNKVDQLINLVGELVITQAMLAQNSRGLDGAVYQQLLAGLADLDRNTRDLQESVMSIRMIPMSIVFSRFPRMLRDLANKLGKKVDLVTLGEATELDKSLVEKITDPLTHLVRNSCDHGIEMPADRLAAGKSEHGTITLSASHQGGSIVIEVRDDGRGLSREKILRKARERGLDVSDQMSDADVWGLIFAPGFSTADEVTDVSGRGVGMDVVKKNIAALNGSVEIDSAEGYGMRVSVRLPLTLAIMDGMSVGVGEEVYILPLSSVVESFQVNPDDVNTVAQGSQLVKVRDEYMPVIALERTFQVPRIDQSKSSNIMVVVEADGSRVALLVDELLGQHQVVVKNLETNYRKVPNVSGATILGDGTVALILDTGALVRRVRH; encoded by the coding sequence ATGGCCGAAAACTACCAAGAAGGCGCCGGCGGCGATTTCGACCTCAGCCAGTTCTACCAGATCTTTTTCGAGGAAGCTGGAGAGAACCTGGACCAGATGGAGCACATGCTGCTGGATCTGGACCTGAGCGCGGCCAACGACGAAGAGCTCAACGGCATCTTCCGCTGTGCACATTCCATCAAGGGGGGCGCCGCAACGTTCGGCTTCTCCGATGTCGCCGAGCTCACCCACCAGATGGAGTCCCTGCTGGACCGCCTGCGCAGGCACGAACTCCAGCCCATCCCGCAGATGGTGGACGTGCTGCTCGAATCCGCGGATGCGTCCCGCAGCCTGCTGGCCCGCCACCAGGCGGGTGGCCAGGGCGAGGCCCTGTCCACCGGCGACCTGGTGCGCCGCATCAGCGAACTCGCCGCAGGCGTCGTGCCTGCTGCGGGTCCCGCCACGCCGCCGCCCCCCGCTCCTGCGCCCGCCCCGGCTCCCGTGCAGGCCGCTCCCGCACCGGCCCCCGTGGCCGCCCCCGCGTCGATGCCCGCGCCCTCCGGCCCCGGCGTGGCCCGCTCGCTGGAAATCCGCATCGGCCCTGTCGAGCGCAACGAGCAGGCGGATGCCATCAAGGACCTGTTCCGCGACATCGTCGGCCTGGGCACCATCCGCGACCTGCCTTCCGAACAGCCAGGCGTGCGCGTTTTCGGCGTGGAAACCACCTCCACGGACGACGACCTGCTCGACCTGTTCGCATTCCATGTCTCGAAGGAGCAGGTGCGGATCACTGCCGCCGGCGCTGCCGAGCCTGAGCCTGTCGAAGAGGCTCCCGGCGTGGCGGCGGCCCCGTCCGCCCCCGGCGGCGCGCTGGAAGCCTCCTATGGTTTCTTCCCGGGAGCCCCCGGCATGCCCGGCGAGCGCTCGGACTCCGCTGCCGCAGGCGCCTCCACGGGTGGGGCCGCCGATGGCGCGGCTTCGAGGCCGGCGGCCGCTGGCGGCCGCGCTGCGGAGACCAAGGCCGCCAGCCAGGCGCAGATGGAATCCACCACCATCCGGGTGGCGGTGAACAAGGTGGACCAGCTGATCAACCTGGTGGGCGAGCTCGTCATCACCCAGGCCATGCTGGCGCAGAACAGCCGGGGCCTCGACGGCGCGGTGTACCAGCAGCTGCTCGCGGGTCTGGCCGATCTCGACCGCAATACCCGGGACCTGCAGGAATCGGTCATGTCCATCCGCATGATTCCGATGTCCATCGTGTTCAGCCGGTTCCCGCGCATGCTGCGCGATCTGGCCAACAAACTGGGCAAGAAGGTCGATCTCGTCACCCTGGGCGAAGCGACCGAGCTCGACAAGAGCCTCGTCGAGAAGATCACCGACCCGCTGACCCACCTGGTGCGCAACAGCTGCGACCACGGCATCGAAATGCCGGCGGACCGCCTTGCTGCCGGCAAGTCCGAGCACGGCACCATCACGCTGTCCGCTTCGCACCAGGGCGGCTCCATCGTCATCGAAGTGCGTGACGACGGCCGCGGCCTGTCGCGCGAGAAGATCCTGCGCAAGGCGCGCGAACGCGGGCTGGATGTGTCCGACCAGATGAGCGATGCGGACGTCTGGGGCCTCATCTTTGCGCCCGGCTTCTCCACCGCCGACGAGGTCACCGACGTGTCCGGCCGCGGCGTGGGCATGGACGTGGTCAAGAAGAACATTGCTGCGCTCAACGGTTCCGTCGAGATCGATTCCGCCGAAGGCTACGGCATGCGCGTCTCGGTCCGGCTGCCGCTCACCCTGGCCATCATGGACGGCATGTCGGTCGGCGTCGGCGAAGAGGTGTACATCCTGCCGCTGTCGTCCGTCGTGGAGTCCTTCCAAGTCAACCCCGACGACGTCAACACGGTGGCCCAGGGCTCGCAACTGGTCAAGGTGCGCGACGAGTACATGCCCGTCATCGCCCTGGAGAGAACCTTCCAGGTGCCGCGCATCGACCAGAGCAAGTCCAGCAACATCATGGTGGTCGTCGAAGCGGACGGCAGCCGCGTTGCATTGCTGGTGGACGAATTGCTGGGGCAGCACCAGGTCGTGGTGAAAAACCTGGAGACCAATTACCGGAAGGTGCCCAACGTGTCGGGTGCCACCATTCTGGGCGACGGCACCGTGGCACTGATCCTCGACACCGGGGCCCTGGTCCGCCGTGTCCGCCATTGA